GTCTGATGGTGCACTCCAGCGGAGCCTCAGCCTCGGGCAGGTGGGGGTAGGTCTCCGTCACCCAGGACAGGGTGGTGCGGTTCGGGTGGAAATGAGGCTCCTGATCAGGCGGGTAGAGGAACCAACGCTGTGTGATCACAAGCCAAACATTCAGTTCACTACCAGGTGACATTTATCGGAGTTCGTGCGACAAACAgttgaaatatgaaataaaacattcaaacaaaagaaaagcaaagttaTTTTTTCACCTTCCGTCCATAGATGACCTCAGAGAAACCAGGACCGTGCCAGTGGAACGGGACTCCGGTTCCTGGACCTGAAGACCAAACAGGTGCACTTTCTTTAATAATATtagatattatattattacataattTAGATATTAGAGTTTGGAAGTcacagcgccaccatgaggctgaTATTTGAGATAACTTCCTCTGACATGACCACAtttaaatacctgcagaactaaagatgttcatcagcctcagctggactctgtgtttactgctagtcagctaatgttagcatgctaacacgctaagctaagacggtgaacatcggcacgttagcatttagctcagagcgCCGCAGTGTTTGAGGAGAGACCTGCGATCCCGAAGCTGAGCGCTCCGCTGGTGTGAGGCAGGACGTACGGAGGAGACTCGTAGTGCCGGAACAAACTGTGCCACTCGCTGAAGTTGTTGTCTCCAAAGAAATACAGCGTgtctgcaggagagaggaacTCGTCACCATCACGTCTGAACACTGGCTTCAGGGGATTTCACGGCAACTTGtctgattattattttgctCTTTCTTCTGTATATTTCTGCTCCACAGAGGGaagtctgtccatctgttttaACTTGTGGTCAGCAAATCAAAGAGTATCACAGCCagctcttattattattattattattattattactcatcagtgagccacgctgttgtttccttcatcacatgaacacacacactgtagttcatCTGGACTCAATCACTCACTAGAGCatcacatgtggattcatccgccgctgaaaatagtccccagcagaTGCACTGTTTCCTGCTGTTCGTTTGATAGAAACTACTGTTTGAGGAAacgactgagccttttaaacatgaaactatatgtttgtgaggagtttttaaagattgacgtcttcagtaggaaccaatgggctgagagctgagagccacagacaggaagtgagacaggactgagggACGGACCGACAGGctgttggtttgagtctgaacatgagatttgttgacagtaacaacaaatagaaaatatattgaCACTTTTATCCCTCAATGATCCCATGAGGAGAACATTTAATACTGTAATCtgtctttcagttcatttagtTTGTTCTGCACATTGAAAACTTTATCAActtttcaagttttatttatttaacccaAAATAACATATTATGaactttaaaatcaaacaaaaacacatcatctgTCCTTACAGCTTTTGTTGAAGACACAAGATTCCCCCCCGAAGACTTGAACAGaagctaaaatgccaaacattacaTAGGAGCTGGTTTTCAGTCTGTTCAAACCTGCAGCCTCCTGAGACAGAGACTACTCACCGCTGCCGAGGGCGTCCGCAGACTGAGGCCTCAGCAAAACCTCCACGTACTCCTGGAAGGGGACGTCCACTGGAACAACGTGTTGAACGGTTAAGATCAATGAAAACAAAGGTGGCCTTCAGGGTCACTGCAGCAGACGCGCCTACCTTTCCTGTAAGAGTGAGTGTTGGCTGTACTGAGCCGAACTCTCCGGCCGCCGAACTCTTCCAGTAAACTCGACTTGGAGCACAAAGACCTGAATTTCTAGAACAAAGTCAGTGTGTTAGCAGTTTCACAGTAGTTCACAGTCGCCTTCACACCGTCTTTGTTGTGTTGCAGTTTGGACCTTCAGGTGAAACCCCGAGGTTTGACTCTGCAGCGTGTACATGCAGGTGGAAAGTACatatactcaagtactgtagtgAAGTACAACTTTGAGGTGCCGTCTTATTGTAGCTGGTACTTTACTGGATATcgtgacaataaataaaaagtggaTTTTGCTCCACAGTGTTTTCACATCGTGTACACGCTGaggtacaagtacacacacagacggcgTGGGGTCATGTAGTTACCACCAACGAGTAGGATTCAAATAATCAGTGAGATTTTTCCTTAAAACTTTTACAATACTAATGCGACTGCGTGACTTCCTGTGTTCAGCT
The sequence above is a segment of the Enoplosus armatus isolate fEnoArm2 chromosome 17, fEnoArm2.hap1, whole genome shotgun sequence genome. Coding sequences within it:
- the jmjd8 gene encoding jmjC domain-containing protein 8 isoform X2 produces the protein MDYNKLVLNTCTQFLLLCLIVLKAEEPSGDGGGWSLRSDVTLQDEGPCNIDVLDSSSLSHQHFIIRYAYSRPVILRGLTDNSKFRSLCSKSSLLEEFGGRRVRLSTANTHSYRKVDVPFQEYVEVLLRPQSADALGSGPGTGVPFHWHGPGFSEVIYGRKRWFLYPPDQEPHFHPNRTTLSWVTETYPHLPEAEAPLECTIRPGEVLYFPDRWWHATLNLDTSVFISTFLG
- the jmjd8 gene encoding jmjC domain-containing protein 8 isoform X1: MDYNKLVLNTCTQFLLLCLIVLKAEEPSGDGGGWSLRSDVTLQDEGPCNIDVLDSSSLSHQHFIIRYAYSRPVILRGLTDNSKFRSLCSKSSLLEEFGGRRVRLSTANTHSYRKVDVPFQEYVEVLLRPQSADALGSDTLYFFGDNNFSEWHSLFRHYESPPYVLPHTSGALSFGIAGPGTGVPFHWHGPGFSEVIYGRKRWFLYPPDQEPHFHPNRTTLSWVTETYPHLPEAEAPLECTIRPGEVLYFPDRWWHATLNLDTSVFISTFLG